One segment of Armatimonadota bacterium DNA contains the following:
- a CDS encoding PEP-CTERM sorting domain-containing protein: protein MPSRIAFVVALLLACCVAAAPVSAGPVQTWFLNNYSTAPSSNGPGYGFTYESLVQSPGESDGYTYTDWWYDFYLENNSTDHWIVSWTFTPLWPGCPGVVMSDPGNDPCYGSWPLPPSQGPLLSQTSFREENFVHPVQFQQIMTTITWDDGHQEQVPVFMPLCVPEPGSLAALAIGVTGVGGAFLKRRRSR from the coding sequence ATGCCATCCCGAATCGCTTTCGTTGTCGCGCTGCTTCTCGCGTGCTGCGTTGCGGCGGCGCCGGTTTCCGCTGGCCCGGTTCAGACGTGGTTTCTGAACAACTACTCCACGGCTCCGTCGTCGAACGGCCCCGGCTACGGGTTTACGTACGAGTCGCTGGTGCAGTCGCCGGGCGAGTCCGATGGGTACACTTATACGGACTGGTGGTACGATTTCTATCTCGAGAACAACTCCACAGACCACTGGATCGTGAGTTGGACGTTCACCCCGCTGTGGCCGGGGTGCCCGGGGGTCGTGATGTCCGACCCCGGCAACGACCCGTGCTATGGCTCCTGGCCGCTCCCGCCGAGTCAGGGTCCGCTTCTCTCGCAGACATCGTTCCGCGAGGAGAATTTCGTGCATCCCGTGCAGTTCCAGCAGATCATGACGACGATCACCTGGGACGATGGGCATCAGGAGCAGGTGCCGGTCTTCATGCCGCTCTGCGTGCCCGAGCCGGGTAGTCTAGCGGCTCTTGCGATCGGCGTGACCGGAGTGGGCGGTGCTTTTCTTAAGAGGCGCAGGTCTAGGTAA
- a CDS encoding PqqD family protein gives MNEPVAKSEKIAVHGREEECYVLELGGMMLHHLGDVETFIWNSIDGCRTGTNLAEMVVAQYEVAPERAAEDVSRFIGELRLAGLIRSSGAEAE, from the coding sequence ATGAATGAACCGGTCGCGAAGAGCGAGAAGATAGCGGTCCACGGGCGGGAAGAGGAGTGCTACGTGCTCGAACTGGGCGGGATGATGCTCCATCATCTCGGCGATGTCGAGACATTTATCTGGAACTCGATAGACGGGTGTCGGACTGGCACGAATCTTGCAGAGATGGTGGTGGCGCAATACGAGGTGGCCCCGGAACGCGCCGCTGAAGACGTCTCTAGGTTTATCGGCGAGCTCAGGCTGGCCGGCCTGATCCGGAGTTCGGGCGCAGAGGCCGAATGA